The following proteins come from a genomic window of Palaemon carinicauda isolate YSFRI2023 chromosome 12, ASM3689809v2, whole genome shotgun sequence:
- the LOC137650834 gene encoding uncharacterized protein — protein MGTRCNPQCIKCMCRGCPGLNYVSLKEEKEIKLIEEGLTYDEKQKCWFVRYPWIRDPNQLKNNIKVANARLRTTENRLRKLGNEYAMKYQKEIEDMVGRGVARKLTNKEIQEYNGPIHYIHHHEVLKPESSSTPVRIVFNSSASYMGQRLNDFWAKGPDILNSLLGVLCRFRQDNIAIVGDIANMYHTVKLSTLDEHTHRFVWRDLDESRPPDQYVLTTVTFGDRPSGTIAMVALRHTVEKFGKESQDVQDMILNNTYVDDILYSTDTIENAIKLIQDTERVLSKGSFRIKHWIVSGHYENCNIRIIESDSEKILGLKWNPVDDYFSFAVRLNFTPRIRKVRSGPNLDISEFDYKFPEILTRRKILSQIASLYDPLGLVIPVLLKAKILMRSMISKGNSNGGGIKWDDPLDDSMMNEWKAFFKELYGLESLTFRRPLKPSNAFGKPNLVIFSDGSTQAYGACAYVRWQISDSKFESSLIMAKHKIAPVKQMSIPRLELCGALIAARMRELIVKEFSWEFESVYHIVDSTIVRSQIQKESHGFNTFVAVRIAEIQIKTDSREWWWVDSIQNVADMTSKPCSPEKNW, from the coding sequence ATGGGAACAAGGTGTAATCCACAATGTATCAAATGTATGTGCAGAGGTTGTCCTGGACTCAATtatgtaagtttgaaagaagaaaaggaaataaaattgattgaGGAAGGATTAACGTATGATGAGAAACAGAAATGCTGGTTTGTAAGGTATCCTTGGATAAGAGATCCAAATcaattgaaaaataacataaaggtAGCAAATGCCAGGTTAAGAACAACAGAGAATAGATTAAGGAAACTTGGGAATGAGTATGcaatgaaatatcagaaagagattgAAGATATGGTTGGAAGGGGAGTAGCTAGGAAATTAACTAATAAGGAGATTCAAGAGTACAACGGCCCAATTCACTATATTCATCACCATGAGGTGTTGAAGCCAGAATCTAGTTCAACCCCAGTGCGCATTGTCTTCAATTCTTCAGCATCTTATATGGGACAGAGGTTAAACGATTTTTGGGCTAAGGGGCCTGATATTTTGAACAGTTTGCTGGGAGTGTTGTGTAGATTTAGGCAAGATAATATAGCCATAGTGGGTGACATAGCAAATATGTACCATACTGTAAAACTCAGCACACTAGATGAACATACACATAGATTTGTATGGAGGGACTTGGATGAGAGTAGGCCACCTGATCAGTATGTTCTTACCACAGTAACATTTGGAGATAGGCCCAGTGGTACTATAGCTATGGTAGCTTTGAGACATACAGTAGAAAAATTCGGTAAGGAATCCCAGGATGTGCAAGATATGATTCTTAATAatacatatgtagatgatatactgTATTCTACTGATACCATTGAGAATGCAATCAAATTGATACAGGATACTGAAAGGGTATTGTCGAAGGGAAGTTTCAGAATAAAGCACTGGATAGTCAGCGGGCATTATGAAAACTGCAATATAAGAATAATAGAATCTGATAGTGAGAAAATCTTAGGTTTAAAATGGAATCCTGTAGATGACTATTTTTCCTTTGCTGTAAGACTCAACTTTACACCAAGAATAAGAAAGGTTAGGAGTGGTCCAAATTTAGATATAAGTGAATTTGATTATAAATTTCCAGAAATATTAACACGCAGAAAGATATTGAGTCAAATTGCATCGTTGTATGATCCATTAGGGTTGGTTATACCAGTATTACTCAAAGCTAAGATCTTGATGAGATCCATGATTTCCAAAGGAAACTCAAATGGTGGTGGAATCAAGTGGGATGATCCACTTGATGATTCCATGATGAACGAATGGAAAGCGTTTTTTAAAGAATTGTATGGACTGGAGTCATTAACTTTTAGAAGACCCTTAAAGCCATCTAATGCTTTTGGTAAGCCGAACCTAGTAATATTTTCTGATGGTAGCACGCAAGCATATGGGGCTTGTGCATATGTGAGGTGGCAAATCAGTGATAGTAAGTTTGAATCAAGTCTGATAATGGCAAAACATAAGATTGCACCAGTGAAACAAATGTCTATTCCTCGTCTGGAATTATGTGGTGCTCTCATAGCTGCTAGGATGAGAGAACTCATAGTAAAGGAGTTTTCATGGGAGTTTGAGTCGGTTTATCACATAGTTGACTCGACAATTGTAAGATCACAAATTCAAAAGGAGTCCCATGGATTCAACACATTTGTTGCTGTACGCATTGCAGAGATACAAATAAAAACTGATTCAAGGGAATGGTGGTGGGTTGATTCGATTCAAAATGTTGCTGATATGACCTCTAAACCGTGTAGTCCAGAAAAAAATTGGTGA
- the LOC137650835 gene encoding uncharacterized protein codes for MAVAKVSQNHVIHMVDVNRFSDYYKLLRVTCRVMNVFKCRSFKGMLREPTVQGITKAELMWVREMQRDMTDWKVRFRRLGPSIKNGVIVVGQRISKWLKENWNREDYMLLPANHPVTRLYISYVHGVDHAGIETTLAKLQRKFWIPGARKIIKAIKNQCVTCRKLTKKLEDQCMGQMRIERMKPAPPFYYTAIDLFGPLTIRDTVKRRTHGKAFGVIFNCLVTRAVHLDLAEGYSTDDFLTTFQRFIAIRGAPKIIYSDKGTQLISASKKIENIGEKEGVTWIFNMLSDAPWYNGASEALIKSVKRCLCISVGDSVLNFGELHTALFSIANLMNERPIGKKPGFSLELGGYLCPNDLLLGRSTCFCPSGMYDISGDHKRRLKFIQIIIESFWKKWHRDYFPSLLIRQKWHTTRRNVRVGDVVLVQDSNVVRGAWKLAQVIKADPGQDGVVRDVDLRYKIIKHGKGYDGGVDKIMCRSVHRLVVLLPIEEQCIHSS; via the coding sequence ATGGCTGTTGCTAAAGTAAGTCAGAACCATGTTATACACATGGTTGATGTTAATAGATTTAGTGATTATTACAAACTACTAAGAGTTACATGCagggtaatgaatgttttcaaatgcAGATCCTTTAAGGGTATGCTGAGGGAACCAACAGTTCAAGGCATTACTAAAGCAGAACTAATGTGGGTTAGAGAGATGCAAAGGGACATGACTGATTGGAAAGTTAGGTTCAGAAGATTAGGACCTTCAATTAAGAATGGAGTCATAGTAGTAGGACAAAGAATTTCTAAGTGGCTAAAGGAAAATTGGAATAGAGAAGACTATATGTTGCTACCAGCAAATCATCCAGTTACTagattgtatatatcatatgtacatgggGTTGACCATGCAGGCATAGAGACTACTCTggcaaagttacaaagaaaattctGGATTCCAGGGGCCAGAAAAATAATAAAGGCAATAAAAAATCAATGTGTGACATGTAGGAAGTTAACAAAGAAGTTAGAAGACCAATGCATGGGTCAAATGAGGATAGAAAGAATGAAACCTGCTCCACCTTTCTATTACACAGCTATAGATTTGTTTGGACCCTTAACAATAAGAGACACGGTTAAAAGGAGAACTCATGGTAAAGCCTTTGGAGTTATATTTAACTGTTTAGTTACTAGAGCTGTTCACTTGGATTTGGCTGAAGGATACAGTACTGATGATTTTCTGACCACATTTCAAAGGTTTATTGCTATTAGAGGAGCTCCTAaaattatatattcagataagggaACTCAGTTGATATCAGCAAGTAAGAAAATAGAAAACATTGGAGAAAAGGAAGGGGTAACTTGGATCTTTAATATGCTTAGTGACGCACCTTGGTATAATGGGGCCAGTGAAGCCCTGATCAAATCTGTCAAAAGGTGTCTTTGTATTAGTGTGGGAGATTCTGTATTGAATTTTGGAGAGTTACATACTGCTTTGTTTAGTATTGCTAATCTGATGAATGAAAGACCAATTGGTAAAAAACCTGGATTTAGTTTAGAGTTGGGGGGATACCTCTGTCCCAATGATCTGTTGCTTGGTCGGTCCACTTGCTTTTGTCCAAGTGGGATGTACGATATTAGTGGGGATCACAAAAGGAGATTAAAGTTTATACAAATTATAATAGAATCCTTCTGGAAAAAGTGGCACCGAGACTATTTTCCTTCATTGTTAATCAGGCAGAAATGGCATACAACAAGGAGGAATGTGAGAGTTGGAGATGTGGTACTTGTGCAAGATAGTAATGTTGTAAGGGGGGCATGGAAACTAGCACAGGTGATTAAAGCTGATCCAGGACAAGATGGCGTTGTCCGTGATGTTGATTTAAGGTATAAGATTATAAAGCATGGGAAGGGATATGATGGTGGAGTGGATAAGATTATGTGTAGATCAGTACACAGGTTGGTGGTGTTATTACCAATAGAAGAACAATGTATTCATAGTAGTTGA